Proteins from a genomic interval of Trifolium pratense cultivar HEN17-A07 linkage group LG6, ARS_RC_1.1, whole genome shotgun sequence:
- the LOC123890862 gene encoding uncharacterized protein LOC123890862 isoform X2 — MSGLVLMHGGVVLFQPKLAKLRRIQCVNKVGVSSCRQQLLESVDKELTKGDDRAALALVKDLQGNPNGGLRCFGTARQVPQRLYTLDELKLNGIEAMSLLSPVDTTLGSIERNLLIVAIVGGFAASNVFGISQQQIFYISLGLLFLWTFDLVSFGGGLSSLVVDTIGHKFSQKYHNRVIQHEAGHFLIAYLVGILPKGYTISSLDGLMKEGSFNIQAGTAFVDFEFLEEVNAGKVSSTTLNKFSCIALAGVCTEYLIYGVSEGGLDDIRKILCSMG; from the exons atgAGCGGTTTGGTTTTGATGCACGGTGGCGTGGTTCTCTTCCAACCAAAACTTGCAAAGTTGAGAAGAATCCAATGCGTCAACAAGGTTGGAGTGAGTAGCTGTAGGCAACAATTACTTGAAAGTGTAGACAAAGAGTTAACAAAAGGAGATGATAGAGCTGCTCTTGCACTTGTCAAGGATTTACAAGGAAACCCCAATGGGGGGCTTCGTTGTTTCGGCACAGCTAGACAG GTTCCTCAAAGGCTTTATACATTGGATGAATTGAAGCTAAATGGAATTGAAGCTATGTCTCTACTATCACCTGTGGATACAACTCTTGGTTCAATTGAGAGGAACTTGTTGATTGTTGCCATTGTTGGAGGGTTTGCTGCTTCCAATGTCTTTGGAATTTCCCAACAACAAATCTTCTATATATCCTTGGGATTGCTGTTTCTATGGACTTTTGACTTG GTCTCTTTCGGTGGAGGTCTTAGTAGCTTGGTTGTTGATACAATTGGTCACAAGTTCAGTCAGAAATACCACAACCGGGTTATTCAA CATGAAGCTGGGCATTTCTTAATTGCTTATCTGGTTGGAATACTTCCTAAAGGATATACAATTTCTAGTTTGGATGGTCTGATGAAGGAGGGTTCTTTCAATATTCAAGCAGGCACAGCCTTTGTCGATTTTGAGTTCCTCGAAGAA GTTAATGCAGGGAAAGTATCATCTACG ACATTGAACAAATTTTCATGTATAGCTTTGGCTGGGGTATGCACCGAGTATCTTATATATGGAGTTTCTGAAGGAGGTTTGGATGACATAAGAAAG ATTCTTTGCTCAATGGGCTAG
- the LOC123890862 gene encoding uncharacterized protein LOC123890862 isoform X1 yields MSGLVLMHGGVVLFQPKLAKLRRIQCVNKVGVSSCRQQLLESVDKELTKGDDRAALALVKDLQGNPNGGLRCFGTARQVPQRLYTLDELKLNGIEAMSLLSPVDTTLGSIERNLLIVAIVGGFAASNVFGISQQQIFYISLGLLFLWTFDLVSFGGGLSSLVVDTIGHKFSQKYHNRVIQHEAGHFLIAYLVGILPKGYTISSLDGLMKEGSFNIQAGTAFVDFEFLEEVNAGKVSSTTLNKFSCIALAGVCTEYLIYGVSEGGLDDIRKLDSLLNGLGFTQKKADSQVRWSVLNTVLLLRRHEAARAKLAEAMSMGSSVGSCIDIIESSIDVSDLQLKAEAGPP; encoded by the exons atgAGCGGTTTGGTTTTGATGCACGGTGGCGTGGTTCTCTTCCAACCAAAACTTGCAAAGTTGAGAAGAATCCAATGCGTCAACAAGGTTGGAGTGAGTAGCTGTAGGCAACAATTACTTGAAAGTGTAGACAAAGAGTTAACAAAAGGAGATGATAGAGCTGCTCTTGCACTTGTCAAGGATTTACAAGGAAACCCCAATGGGGGGCTTCGTTGTTTCGGCACAGCTAGACAG GTTCCTCAAAGGCTTTATACATTGGATGAATTGAAGCTAAATGGAATTGAAGCTATGTCTCTACTATCACCTGTGGATACAACTCTTGGTTCAATTGAGAGGAACTTGTTGATTGTTGCCATTGTTGGAGGGTTTGCTGCTTCCAATGTCTTTGGAATTTCCCAACAACAAATCTTCTATATATCCTTGGGATTGCTGTTTCTATGGACTTTTGACTTG GTCTCTTTCGGTGGAGGTCTTAGTAGCTTGGTTGTTGATACAATTGGTCACAAGTTCAGTCAGAAATACCACAACCGGGTTATTCAA CATGAAGCTGGGCATTTCTTAATTGCTTATCTGGTTGGAATACTTCCTAAAGGATATACAATTTCTAGTTTGGATGGTCTGATGAAGGAGGGTTCTTTCAATATTCAAGCAGGCACAGCCTTTGTCGATTTTGAGTTCCTCGAAGAA GTTAATGCAGGGAAAGTATCATCTACG ACATTGAACAAATTTTCATGTATAGCTTTGGCTGGGGTATGCACCGAGTATCTTATATATGGAGTTTCTGAAGGAGGTTTGGATGACATAAGAAAG TTAGATTCTTTGCTCAATGGGCTAGGCTTTACACAGAAGAAGGCGGATTCTCAAGTTAGATGGTCTGTGCTAAATACAGTCTTACTCTTGCGTCGGCATGAAGCAGCTCGAGCTAAGCTTGCTGAGGCCATGTCTATGGGAAGTTCGGTAGGATCCTGCATTGACATTATAGAGAGTTCTATCGATGTTTCAGATCTACAACTGAAGGCCGAAGCTGGACCCCCTTGA